The following proteins are encoded in a genomic region of Haloarcula marina:
- the tuf gene encoding translation elongation factor EF-1 subunit alpha: MSDEQHQNLAIIGHVDHGKSTLVGRLLYETGSVPEHVIEQHKEEAEEKGKGGFEFAYVMDNLAEERERGVTIDIAHQEFSTDTYDFTIVDCPGHRDFVKNMITGASQADNAVLVVAADDGVQPQTQEHVFLARTLGIGELIVAVNKMDLVDYSESDYKQTVEEVKELLNQVRFNTDDAEFIPISAFEGDNIAEASDNTGWYDGEILLEALNNLPAPEPPTDAPLRLPIQDVYTISGIGTVPVGRVETGILKTGDNVSFQPSDVAGEVKTVEMHHEEVPQAEPGDNVGFNVRGVGKDDIRRGDVCGPAEDPPSVAETFQAQIVVMQHPSVITEGYTPVFHAHTAQVACTVESIDKKIDPSSGEVAEENPDFIQNGDAAVVTVRPQKPLSIEPSSEIPELGSFAIRDMGQTIAAGKVLSVNER, from the coding sequence ATGAGCGACGAACAACACCAGAACCTGGCCATCATCGGCCACGTTGACCACGGGAAGAGCACGCTCGTCGGCCGACTCCTCTACGAGACAGGATCGGTACCGGAGCACGTCATCGAACAGCACAAAGAAGAGGCCGAGGAGAAGGGCAAGGGCGGCTTCGAATTCGCCTACGTCATGGACAACCTCGCCGAAGAGCGCGAACGCGGTGTCACTATCGACATCGCCCACCAGGAGTTCAGCACCGACACCTACGACTTCACCATCGTCGACTGTCCTGGTCACCGCGACTTCGTGAAGAACATGATTACCGGCGCGAGCCAGGCCGACAACGCCGTCCTCGTCGTCGCCGCTGACGACGGTGTTCAGCCGCAGACGCAGGAACACGTCTTCCTGGCCCGTACGCTGGGCATCGGCGAACTCATCGTCGCCGTCAACAAGATGGACCTCGTCGACTACAGCGAGTCCGACTACAAGCAGACCGTCGAGGAAGTCAAGGAACTGCTGAACCAGGTCCGCTTCAACACCGACGACGCCGAGTTCATCCCGATCTCGGCCTTCGAGGGCGACAACATCGCCGAAGCCTCCGACAACACGGGTTGGTACGACGGCGAAATCCTCCTCGAAGCGCTCAACAACCTTCCGGCCCCGGAGCCGCCGACGGACGCGCCGCTCCGACTGCCGATTCAGGACGTGTACACCATCTCCGGCATCGGGACGGTCCCGGTCGGCCGTGTCGAGACGGGTATCCTCAAGACCGGCGACAACGTCAGCTTCCAGCCGTCTGACGTCGCTGGCGAGGTCAAGACCGTCGAGATGCACCACGAAGAGGTTCCGCAGGCCGAACCCGGTGACAACGTCGGGTTCAACGTCCGCGGCGTCGGCAAGGACGACATCCGCCGCGGTGACGTCTGTGGTCCCGCCGAGGACCCGCCGTCGGTCGCCGAGACGTTCCAGGCCCAGATCGTCGTGATGCAGCACCCCTCCGTCATCACGGAAGGGTACACGCCGGTCTTCCACGCGCACACCGCGCAGGTCGCCTGTACCGTCGAGTCCATCGACAAGAAGATCGACCCGTCCTCCGGCGAGGTCGCCGAGGAGAACCCGGACTTCATCCAGAACGGCGACGCCGCAGTCGTCACGGTCCGACCCCAGAAGCCGCTCAGCATCGAGCCGTCCTCCGAGATTCCGGAGCTCGGTTCGTTCGCTATCCGCGACATGGGTCAGACCATCGCCGCTGGCAAGGTCCTCAGCGTCAACGAGCGATAA
- the rpsJ gene encoding 30S ribosomal protein S10, with the protein MSQQARVRLAGTSPEDLDDICADVREIAEKTGVELSGPVPLPTKTLEVPTRKSPDGEGTATWEHWEMRVHKRLIDIDADERALRQLMRIQVPNDVSIEIVLED; encoded by the coding sequence ATGTCCCAGCAGGCACGCGTTCGGCTCGCGGGCACAAGCCCCGAGGACCTCGACGACATCTGCGCCGACGTGCGGGAGATAGCGGAGAAGACGGGCGTCGAACTCTCCGGCCCCGTCCCGCTCCCGACGAAGACGCTGGAAGTCCCCACCCGCAAGTCCCCCGACGGTGAGGGGACCGCGACGTGGGAACACTGGGAGATGCGGGTCCACAAGCGGCTCATCGACATCGATGCGGACGAACGGGCGCTGCGCCAACTGATGCGCATCCAGGTGCCCAACGACGTCTCCATCGAAATCGTCCTCGAAGACTGA
- a CDS encoding DUF6884 domain-containing protein, with product MEIGLVSCTKSKLEQAAKPAELYTESAFFRKAREYVEANHGAWYILSAKHHLLHPDGPTIEPYEETLNGASVSRKREWSQTIYEQLQREGLLVEDNRLVLHAGRDYTEKLLPLLTDTGVGIETPTDGLRYGETLAWYNERI from the coding sequence ATGGAGATTGGTTTGGTAAGCTGTACGAAGAGCAAACTAGAGCAGGCCGCCAAACCCGCCGAACTCTACACTGAGTCAGCGTTCTTCAGGAAGGCCCGAGAATACGTCGAAGCGAATCACGGCGCATGGTACATCCTCTCCGCAAAACATCATCTGCTCCACCCTGACGGACCAACTATCGAGCCGTACGAAGAGACATTGAACGGGGCATCGGTGAGCCGGAAGCGAGAGTGGTCGCAAACAATCTACGAACAGCTACAGAGAGAGGGTTTGCTCGTGGAGGACAACAGACTGGTGCTCCATGCTGGACGTGACTATACCGAGAAACTTCTTCCACTGCTCACAGATACCGGGGTAGGTATCGAGACGCCTACTGACGGCCTGCGCTACGGGGAGACACTCGCCTGGTACAATGAACGGATTTAG
- a CDS encoding winged helix DNA-binding domain-containing protein translates to MNRLRNILLAIRERIIPILASVPLIALGIFAMLEYVNEINYLNIQFPLDSTEFGQLSGAFISIFLTYALVILYWQQKRVQENQQELLEQQHEPLLSGEVATLHIVSAQFRIRNTGSAPAYEVEANWEIAGQSRTWEIPTLVPGESFGFPILVDDNDNWLLNTEEIDEYLQDKGSDGKISYTISCTNPQKETRTFEGIVDFSILSKRSEANELWETEPLEEISNEIGKMRKDIRKISRYTEKEKKEVNWQVRATQTELILRYIREFGPLDVEELQGLTGIREHDLRRKIERLNELGEIAHDERTDTLKIGPSSGPNRTIDDDYN, encoded by the coding sequence GTGAATAGACTCCGCAATATATTGCTCGCAATTCGGGAGAGAATAATTCCTATTTTAGCGTCTGTTCCATTAATTGCCTTAGGTATCTTCGCTATGTTGGAATACGTAAATGAGATAAATTACCTGAATATACAGTTCCCACTCGATTCTACTGAGTTTGGACAACTCTCTGGGGCATTTATCTCGATTTTCCTTACGTATGCGCTGGTGATACTGTACTGGCAACAAAAGCGCGTTCAGGAAAACCAGCAGGAGTTATTAGAGCAACAGCATGAGCCGCTTCTGAGTGGGGAAGTGGCAACACTCCATATCGTCTCAGCCCAGTTTCGGATACGGAATACCGGTTCAGCACCAGCTTATGAAGTTGAAGCTAACTGGGAAATCGCCGGTCAATCACGGACATGGGAAATTCCGACGTTGGTGCCCGGAGAGTCATTCGGTTTTCCAATTCTTGTAGATGACAACGATAACTGGCTTTTGAACACGGAAGAGATTGATGAATACCTACAGGACAAAGGCTCCGATGGGAAAATCTCGTATACTATTTCCTGTACGAACCCACAGAAGGAAACTCGAACATTTGAGGGCATTGTGGACTTTTCAATCCTCTCAAAACGCTCTGAAGCTAATGAGCTTTGGGAGACAGAACCATTAGAAGAAATTTCGAACGAGATTGGAAAAATGAGAAAAGATATTCGGAAGATATCTCGATATACTGAGAAAGAAAAGAAAGAGGTTAATTGGCAAGTTAGAGCAACTCAAACTGAATTGATTCTTAGATATATTAGGGAGTTCGGTCCCTTAGATGTCGAAGAGCTTCAAGGATTAACCGGCATTAGAGAGCATGACCTACGGCGGAAAATTGAGCGACTTAATGAATTAGGTGAAATAGCCCACGATGAAAGGACAGATACTCTCAAAATAGGGCCAAGTTCAGGACCCAATCGAACCATAGATGACGATTACAACTAA
- a CDS encoding SWIM zinc finger family protein yields MSSESVQPEVEPRTIRAATEHITIIEEARSLFSVTTESGSEYTVDLREPACTCPDFEHRSEQLGEQGCKHIRRVRIEVGQVDTDGLKTRLAETADDLDANAADLEQHALELRETADKLRDTLDRLGEVSSDA; encoded by the coding sequence ATGTCCTCAGAATCGGTTCAGCCCGAGGTCGAACCCCGAACCATCCGAGCGGCTACTGAGCATATAACGATTATCGAGGAAGCCCGGTCGCTGTTCTCGGTCACCACGGAGTCAGGGTCCGAGTACACGGTGGACCTCCGAGAACCTGCCTGTACGTGCCCGGACTTCGAGCATCGAAGCGAGCAACTGGGTGAGCAGGGTTGCAAGCACATTCGACGGGTCCGCATCGAGGTCGGTCAAGTCGATACCGACGGGCTCAAAACCCGACTCGCAGAGACGGCTGACGACCTCGACGCGAACGCCGCTGACCTCGAACAGCATGCCCTGGAACTCAGGGAAACCGCCGACAAACTCCGTGATACCCTGGACCGGTTAGGGGAGGTGTCGAGTGATGCTTGA
- a CDS encoding McrC family protein, whose amino-acid sequence MTESKLESFYSDLEEDYDAFLDYWEEHREEITEGFDRQRILLPENIQTPIPQSGNKYDLPGLTNENVRELLSAYGSLVGVTFPAENTDNIWVLTNEGYAGSAVLSGGWSIELRPKVPFDNILSVESYVGGLESFEFYEQFDRVESVEGVYERLAEILASEVSTLGNRGLDKSYETQEVQSSFIRGSIDFSKSSREAWNPQLHMKTRELTTDTENNQLILWTLHKILESHQFSPEIRHNIRRAYKILENHVSLEPYSPQDCLRKVYNRQNQIYEKIHGLCYFFLKALGPTIQAGERITRPYTVHMPTLYEEYISKWLDEEFLPEFQVESKVNVQIDDDFKKRFEIDFLLFKRNEPICVMDAKYKIPSGPSPETLQQLAAYAISQGLNEALIIHPYSFENRVNMWVGPVRIRDIVFPLSSDIHSAGIEFNDEFSNLSNSFLL is encoded by the coding sequence ATGACAGAATCGAAACTCGAATCTTTCTATAGCGACTTGGAGGAAGACTACGACGCCTTTCTGGACTACTGGGAAGAGCATAGAGAGGAGATAACTGAGGGCTTCGACCGGCAACGAATTCTTCTTCCTGAGAACATCCAGACGCCCATCCCGCAATCCGGAAACAAATATGACCTTCCAGGTTTAACTAACGAAAATGTCCGAGAACTCTTGAGTGCATACGGGAGTCTGGTAGGTGTTACCTTTCCAGCCGAAAATACAGATAATATCTGGGTGCTTACAAATGAGGGATACGCAGGGAGTGCGGTCCTCTCTGGTGGGTGGTCAATTGAACTAAGACCAAAGGTACCGTTTGATAACATTCTATCAGTCGAGTCATATGTTGGAGGTCTCGAATCCTTTGAATTCTATGAACAATTTGACCGTGTAGAATCGGTCGAAGGTGTTTACGAACGTTTGGCAGAAATATTAGCAAGCGAGGTCTCCACCCTTGGCAATCGTGGGTTAGACAAATCGTATGAGACTCAGGAGGTCCAGTCTTCTTTCATCCGAGGGAGTATCGACTTCTCCAAAAGCAGCCGAGAGGCGTGGAACCCACAGCTTCATATGAAAACCCGAGAGCTGACCACAGATACGGAAAACAACCAACTAATTCTGTGGACGCTACATAAGATTCTTGAAAGCCATCAGTTCTCCCCTGAGATTCGGCATAATATCCGGCGAGCGTACAAGATTTTGGAAAATCATGTTTCTCTCGAACCCTATTCACCCCAGGATTGTCTGAGGAAAGTATACAACCGCCAGAATCAGATTTACGAGAAAATCCACGGTCTCTGCTACTTTTTTCTGAAGGCACTCGGACCTACAATTCAAGCTGGTGAACGAATCACGAGACCTTACACGGTCCACATGCCAACACTCTACGAGGAGTATATCTCGAAATGGTTAGATGAAGAATTTCTTCCAGAATTCCAGGTGGAGTCCAAGGTCAACGTCCAGATTGATGATGACTTCAAGAAGCGGTTTGAGATTGACTTTCTGCTGTTCAAAAGAAATGAACCAATTTGCGTGATGGATGCAAAATATAAGATTCCGAGTGGTCCATCTCCTGAGACCTTGCAACAATTGGCTGCCTATGCTATTTCTCAAGGTCTGAACGAGGCACTCATTATTCACCCTTACTCTTTCGAAAACCGGGTGAATATGTGGGTTGGACCAGTTCGAATACGGGATATCGTATTCCCTCTTTCAAGCGATATTCATTCAGCCGGTATCGAATTTAATGACGAATTTTCTAACCTATCTAACTCATTTTTGCTGTAA
- a CDS encoding McrB family protein: protein MSGSSSGPRYHPRNLDVYQLGIRQVPSIENINDEIGFEEDKIRLWRRSTERKGQSIFYGPPGTGKTYIARQIALNLAGHPDRVKEIQFHPSYSYEEFIQGIRPKYDTGAGVLKYPPQSGHFVNFCEKAGQESTENFVLFIDEINRAETAAVFGELLYALEDRGLRKVDLPYQTPDGDSIEFSIPENVYIIGTMNTADRSIALVDYALRRRFAMFEILPKYETLEIYHESTGIDVSGLIDVLKEINQKAIGNQDQYLGITYFLRDDLDETLPDIWETEVMPYLKEYFVEDIEQAKQYEWEKVQDDIDIS, encoded by the coding sequence ATGAGTGGCTCATCAAGTGGACCGAGATACCATCCGCGGAATCTCGATGTCTACCAATTAGGCATCCGGCAGGTACCCAGCATCGAAAACATTAATGACGAAATTGGATTCGAAGAAGACAAAATTCGTCTCTGGCGGCGGTCGACTGAACGAAAAGGCCAATCGATATTCTACGGCCCACCGGGCACAGGGAAGACGTACATCGCCAGACAGATTGCATTAAATTTGGCTGGTCATCCAGATAGGGTGAAGGAAATCCAATTTCATCCGTCCTATTCCTATGAAGAGTTTATTCAGGGTATAAGACCGAAATATGACACGGGGGCGGGAGTCCTGAAGTATCCTCCACAATCTGGACATTTCGTAAATTTCTGTGAAAAAGCTGGTCAAGAAAGTACTGAGAACTTCGTTCTATTTATTGATGAAATCAACAGAGCGGAAACGGCTGCTGTATTCGGGGAACTCCTCTATGCGCTCGAAGACAGGGGCCTTCGAAAGGTGGACCTCCCGTATCAGACGCCTGATGGAGACTCTATTGAATTCAGCATTCCCGAAAACGTCTACATAATCGGCACAATGAATACTGCCGACCGCTCAATTGCACTCGTTGATTATGCCCTCCGGAGACGGTTTGCGATGTTCGAGATTCTGCCGAAGTATGAGACTCTCGAAATATACCATGAAAGCACTGGAATCGACGTGAGTGGCCTTATTGATGTTTTAAAAGAAATCAATCAAAAAGCGATTGGAAATCAGGATCAATATTTGGGTATCACATACTTCCTCCGTGATGATTTGGACGAGACACTACCCGATATCTGGGAGACAGAGGTGATGCCATATCTAAAAGAATACTTCGTCGAGGATATCGAGCAGGCGAAGCAGTATGAGTGGGAGAAGGTTCAGGATGACATTGACATATCGTGA
- a CDS encoding DNA-methyltransferase, producing MTDDEIQREIKPHSPIPASREEIISDLPDRSVDSEIAANLVGMRRAHLKKVIREGLDETAASTISLQQLAEVYARMRPQPAVLCDSHFTTDDGLAGLTDLIDYLENPNGNRWDENKFGPNKVHQGSAVDHIEMFPEESVQTVITSPPYWGMRVYSEAFNVSWSDGTDIAFGGESTPEEYIRHTLEFLLRMRPILKETGTIWWNVGDVYNTRTEIRETSLERMTAMATNEERTWADLNAKRHSAGHEYLKDKDLTLIPYQIGKGLQRCGFYVRSVIVWRKQNVVPETVGDRPTVGHEVILLISKSKRYKFNESRWRDFRDKRLGARSQFENENLRTVWDFESQESEETSEVNNGEITDEPDTRPIWEMPPAKGEYQHAAPFPVELPGRCIMLSTEAKSSDLVYDPFLGSGTTAVAATKTNRPWVGSEISEEYKKIIENRLDSQTDEDWDTYTSFEDQKLEDFTE from the coding sequence ATGACTGACGACGAAATTCAACGGGAAATAAAACCACACTCTCCAATTCCTGCCAGTAGGGAAGAAATTATCAGTGACCTCCCGGACCGGAGTGTCGACTCAGAAATTGCCGCGAATTTGGTCGGGATGCGAAGGGCACATCTGAAGAAGGTGATTCGGGAAGGTCTGGATGAAACGGCAGCATCCACCATCTCTCTACAGCAATTAGCGGAGGTTTATGCGCGGATGAGGCCCCAGCCTGCGGTTCTCTGCGACAGTCACTTTACCACTGACGATGGCTTAGCTGGTCTTACTGACCTGATTGATTACTTGGAGAACCCGAATGGAAACCGATGGGACGAGAACAAATTTGGCCCGAATAAGGTCCATCAAGGGTCAGCCGTGGACCATATTGAAATGTTTCCTGAAGAGAGTGTGCAAACTGTAATTACATCTCCCCCGTACTGGGGAATGCGGGTATATTCTGAAGCATTCAACGTCTCGTGGTCAGACGGTACTGACATCGCATTTGGAGGGGAGTCAACCCCAGAAGAGTACATTCGACACACGCTTGAGTTCCTACTTCGGATGCGTCCTATTCTGAAGGAAACCGGGACAATCTGGTGGAATGTTGGGGATGTCTATAACACCCGGACAGAGATTCGTGAGACTTCTCTGGAACGGATGACAGCGATGGCGACGAACGAGGAGAGGACCTGGGCAGACCTGAATGCCAAACGTCACTCCGCAGGACATGAATATCTGAAGGATAAGGACCTAACGCTCATTCCCTATCAAATCGGCAAAGGTCTTCAGAGATGTGGATTCTATGTTCGCTCAGTAATAGTCTGGCGGAAGCAGAATGTTGTACCCGAGACAGTTGGAGACCGTCCCACTGTCGGCCACGAGGTTATTCTTCTAATTTCGAAATCGAAGCGGTACAAATTCAACGAATCCCGATGGCGTGACTTCCGAGACAAACGACTGGGTGCCCGCTCTCAATTCGAGAACGAGAATCTCCGTACCGTTTGGGACTTCGAATCGCAAGAAAGCGAAGAGACATCTGAGGTGAATAACGGAGAAATCACTGACGAACCGGACACTCGACCAATCTGGGAGATGCCACCGGCAAAGGGGGAATACCAACACGCAGCTCCCTTCCCAGTGGAACTGCCTGGCAGGTGTATCATGTTAAGTACAGAGGCAAAGTCATCGGACCTTGTCTATGACCCATTCTTAGGGTCAGGGACGACTGCTGTGGCTGCTACAAAAACGAATCGACCATGGGTCGGTTCTGAAATCTCCGAGGAGTATAAGAAGATAATCGAAAACCGTCTCGATTCGCAAACTGACGAGGACTGGGACACCTACACATCGTTCGAAGACCAGAAATTAGAAGATTTCACTGAATAA
- a CDS encoding PadR family transcriptional regulator → MPKIWAMAIINEKVLDIMLYLHDEPAHGYQLYDDIDDISKGHVYQHLKELREAGLIKVHEEETEGLQRKTYRLTENGEKLLEALGEI, encoded by the coding sequence GTGCCGAAAATCTGGGCGATGGCCATTATCAACGAGAAGGTACTGGACATCATGCTCTATCTCCATGATGAACCTGCTCACGGCTACCAATTGTATGATGATATTGATGACATCTCCAAGGGACACGTTTACCAGCATCTCAAGGAACTCCGGGAAGCCGGACTGATTAAGGTGCATGAGGAGGAAACCGAGGGCCTCCAGCGCAAGACCTACAGACTGACCGAAAACGGCGAGAAGCTCCTTGAGGCGCTCGGTGAAATCTAA
- a CDS encoding tyrosine-type recombinase/integrase, which translates to MTPENAVDAYLADRKHDLAESSHQNHKSRLQRFLEWSEVNGLNDMNDVSGKHLHQFKQWRAEDVAPVTLNYHLGTLRQFLQFCERLEVAPRGVHERVSMPEVSEEDYVSDQIILRDEAEAVLEYADKFEYASLRHVSFYLLWETGMRTGAARALDVDDFYPEDGYLDLVNRPTTKLKNRERGERQVNISDDLCTVIQDYIDSEHPKAPDDEGRMPLLGTGSGRPHYTTIQSQVYTLTRPCAIGKECPHDRDPVACEAATYHGASKCPDSVAPHAVRRGSITAHRMADVPKDIASDRMDVSREVLEKHYDGRTKEERRRQRENYLNGI; encoded by the coding sequence ATGACACCAGAAAACGCGGTCGATGCATACCTTGCCGACCGCAAGCACGACTTGGCAGAATCGTCCCACCAGAACCACAAAAGCAGGCTTCAGCGGTTCTTGGAATGGAGCGAAGTGAACGGACTTAATGATATGAACGATGTGAGTGGTAAACATCTCCACCAGTTCAAGCAGTGGCGAGCCGAGGATGTAGCGCCAGTAACCTTGAACTATCACTTGGGAACCCTTCGTCAGTTCCTCCAGTTCTGCGAGCGTCTCGAAGTAGCCCCACGGGGAGTCCATGAACGAGTCTCGATGCCCGAAGTATCCGAAGAGGACTACGTCTCTGACCAAATCATCCTGAGAGACGAAGCAGAAGCCGTGCTTGAGTACGCCGATAAGTTTGAGTACGCATCACTCCGTCACGTCAGCTTCTATCTGCTGTGGGAAACCGGGATGCGAACCGGGGCGGCTCGGGCACTGGATGTTGACGATTTCTACCCCGAAGATGGGTATCTCGACTTGGTGAACAGACCGACGACGAAGCTCAAGAATCGAGAGCGTGGCGAGCGACAGGTGAACATCAGCGACGACCTCTGTACGGTGATACAGGACTACATCGATTCGGAGCATCCAAAAGCGCCTGACGACGAGGGCCGGATGCCACTTCTCGGAACCGGTAGTGGTCGGCCCCACTATACCACGATACAGTCACAGGTCTACACGCTCACGCGACCCTGTGCAATCGGGAAGGAGTGTCCCCACGACCGGGACCCCGTCGCATGTGAGGCGGCTACCTACCACGGGGCCAGCAAGTGTCCCGACTCTGTTGCTCCCCACGCTGTCCGTCGAGGGTCAATCACTGCTCACCGGATGGCTGACGTACCCAAAGATATCGCGTCAGACCGGATGGACGTGAGCCGAGAGGTGTTGGAAAAGCACTACGACGGACGGACTAAAGAGGAGAGGCGACGACAGCGCGAGAACTATCTGAACGGAATTTAG
- a CDS encoding DUF1028 domain-containing protein, whose protein sequence is MRHTPGTFSIAARDPATDTFGAAVTTGTVAVGATCPYVSSNGAALTQAFTKTEHGRDAIERADAGDRIDDAFEALLAADEHADFRQVHGVGSDSEFAFTGEHCSEWAGHRIGEQYTVAGNILAGPETIDAVEAAYLDGDGDMATRLVSALEGGVAAGGDDRGEMSAAILVHAPEPEFYHNLRVDLSETPVADLRTLLEAAREAKARVKAETDKLFEHYPEQLLDFGVKY, encoded by the coding sequence ATGCGACACACACCCGGGACCTTCTCCATAGCCGCACGCGACCCAGCGACCGATACGTTCGGAGCGGCAGTGACGACGGGGACCGTCGCCGTCGGCGCGACGTGTCCGTACGTGAGTAGCAACGGCGCGGCGTTGACACAGGCGTTTACGAAGACAGAGCACGGGCGCGACGCGATCGAGCGCGCAGATGCCGGCGACCGAATCGACGACGCGTTCGAGGCACTGCTTGCAGCAGACGAACACGCCGACTTCAGGCAGGTCCACGGCGTCGGCTCGGACAGCGAGTTCGCCTTCACCGGCGAGCACTGCAGCGAGTGGGCCGGCCACCGCATCGGCGAACAGTATACCGTCGCCGGCAACATCCTCGCGGGTCCCGAAACCATCGACGCCGTCGAAGCGGCGTACCTCGACGGGGACGGCGACATGGCAACCCGTCTCGTCTCGGCGCTCGAGGGCGGCGTGGCTGCCGGTGGCGACGACCGCGGCGAGATGAGCGCGGCAATTCTGGTGCACGCACCCGAGCCAGAGTTCTACCACAATCTCCGGGTCGATCTCTCCGAGACGCCCGTCGCGGACCTCCGGACGCTCCTCGAAGCGGCCCGGGAGGCGAAAGCCCGCGTCAAAGCCGAGACCGACAAACTGTTCGAGCACTACCCCGAGCAACTCCTCGACTTCGGCGTGAAGTACTGA